In Paludisphaera rhizosphaerae, a single window of DNA contains:
- a CDS encoding L-lactate MFS transporter — protein MELETEDATQVPAKAWGVTFAGTAVNLCLGILYAWSIWKGKLVGDKAHPPGSAMAAPNEGWTYLTDAQATSAYAVCGMIFALMMIPGGRIQDRWGPRTGATLGGLCLAAGCLLAGAMKSYVGLLLGFGVLGGIGMGFGYAAATPAAVKWFGPHRRGLVAGIVVAGYGAAAIYIAPLAKSMIAHHGISGSFYGLGLLFAAVVVVASSFLVFPPAGYVPPPPKGPVRAKAATNTADWSVSEMLQTWQFYALVFMFIGAAQSGLLVIANAAPLLNATAGGLAFFAANAWLLASYGGLVNASGRVGTGFYSDVIGRSNAYLINAVVSATCLFLMPRIIASGSVPMLFLAVGVAYWQYGGALALMPAFTADFFGPKNLGTNYGFVFLGWGIAFFVPQLAGILKDATGGLDAAFTLSGLLLLAAAILSLFLRRPERPTTAGEV, from the coding sequence GTGGAACTGGAAACCGAAGACGCGACGCAGGTCCCGGCGAAGGCCTGGGGGGTGACGTTCGCCGGAACGGCGGTGAATCTCTGCCTGGGGATTCTCTACGCCTGGAGCATCTGGAAGGGGAAACTCGTAGGGGACAAGGCCCACCCGCCGGGCTCGGCGATGGCCGCCCCCAACGAGGGCTGGACGTACCTGACGGACGCCCAGGCGACCTCGGCGTACGCGGTCTGCGGGATGATCTTCGCCCTGATGATGATCCCCGGCGGGCGCATTCAGGACCGCTGGGGGCCTCGCACCGGGGCGACGCTCGGCGGGCTCTGCCTGGCGGCCGGGTGCCTGCTGGCGGGGGCGATGAAGTCGTACGTCGGGCTCCTGCTGGGGTTCGGCGTGCTGGGGGGGATCGGGATGGGCTTCGGCTACGCGGCGGCGACCCCCGCGGCCGTGAAGTGGTTCGGCCCGCATCGCCGGGGGCTGGTGGCCGGAATCGTGGTGGCCGGGTACGGAGCGGCGGCCATCTACATCGCTCCGCTGGCCAAGTCGATGATCGCCCACCACGGGATCTCCGGGAGCTTCTACGGGCTCGGCCTGCTGTTCGCGGCGGTCGTCGTGGTGGCCTCGAGCTTCCTGGTCTTCCCGCCGGCCGGCTACGTCCCGCCGCCGCCGAAAGGGCCCGTGAGGGCCAAGGCCGCGACCAACACCGCCGACTGGTCCGTGAGCGAGATGCTCCAGACCTGGCAGTTCTACGCGTTGGTCTTCATGTTCATCGGTGCGGCGCAGTCGGGCCTGCTGGTGATCGCCAACGCCGCCCCCTTGCTGAACGCGACGGCCGGCGGGCTGGCCTTCTTCGCGGCCAACGCCTGGCTGCTGGCCTCATACGGCGGGCTGGTGAACGCCTCGGGACGGGTGGGAACGGGGTTCTACTCGGACGTGATCGGCCGGTCGAACGCCTACCTGATCAACGCGGTGGTCTCAGCGACCTGCCTGTTCCTGATGCCCCGGATCATCGCCTCCGGCAGCGTGCCGATGCTCTTCCTGGCCGTGGGCGTGGCCTACTGGCAGTACGGCGGGGCCCTCGCCCTGATGCCGGCCTTCACCGCCGACTTCTTCGGCCCCAAGAACCTCGGCACCAACTACGGCTTCGTCTTCCTGGGCTGGGGGATCGCCTTCTTCGTCCCGCAGCTCGCCGGAATCCTCAAGGACGCCACCGGCGGCCTCGACGCCGCCTTCACCCTCTCCGGCCTCCTGCTGCTCGCCGCGGCGATCCTCAGCCTCTTCCTGAGGAGACCCGAGCGGCCGACGACGGCAGGCGAGGTGTGA